One segment of Rubripirellula amarantea DNA contains the following:
- a CDS encoding 3-keto-disaccharide hydrolase, with product MKIVASTTAFLLLVAAPSLSFAEEYLNGIQWDEPRVVDPGESDDAPPSDAIVLFDGSDLSEWENAETWKIEDGAMVVGSKAIVSKQSFGDIQLHAEWSAPTPAKGEGQGRGNSGIFLMNRYEIQVLDSFENPTYFDGQAGGIYKQTPPAVNATRPPGQWNTYDIFWTAPRFNEDGSLKSPAYITAVHNGVLIQNHFELKGDTPYNRPPKYTAHPEKGPIGIQDHGNPVKFRNIWVREFKPAHGEQVEPPYILDKGEKKPIE from the coding sequence GTGAAAATTGTTGCTTCGACCACCGCGTTTTTGTTATTGGTAGCCGCCCCTTCGCTTTCCTTCGCAGAAGAGTATCTCAATGGAATCCAATGGGACGAACCTCGAGTGGTCGACCCCGGTGAAAGCGATGATGCGCCACCGTCCGATGCGATCGTGCTTTTCGACGGCTCAGATCTATCGGAATGGGAGAACGCCGAAACCTGGAAAATCGAAGACGGGGCAATGGTTGTCGGCAGCAAGGCGATCGTTTCGAAACAATCGTTCGGCGACATTCAATTGCATGCCGAATGGTCCGCACCGACTCCAGCAAAGGGTGAAGGCCAAGGCCGAGGCAACAGCGGCATCTTTCTTATGAACCGATACGAAATCCAAGTATTGGATTCATTCGAAAATCCAACCTATTTCGACGGCCAAGCGGGCGGCATCTACAAACAAACGCCACCAGCGGTCAACGCAACTCGACCACCAGGCCAATGGAACACCTACGATATTTTCTGGACGGCGCCTCGCTTTAACGAAGACGGGTCACTTAAGTCGCCTGCCTATATCACTGCGGTTCACAACGGCGTGCTCATCCAGAACCACTTTGAACTTAAAGGTGACACTCCTTACAACCGCCCGCCGAAATACACCGCTCATCCTGAAAAAGGACCGATTGGGATTCAAGATCACGGAAACCCGGTCAAGTTTCGCAACATCTGGGTACGTGAGTTCAAACCTGCCCATGGTGAGCAAGTCGAACCGCCGTACATCTTGGACAAAGGCGAAAAGAAGCCAATCGAGTAA
- a CDS encoding Minf_1886 family protein: protein MKSPLQAMRDLLADDTRYKLEAYQFIREALQYAHEHMVAGDTRKSESLDDLDFSDEEDSRHVTGQQLCEACRLYALDQYGYLARMVLGSWGIQSTSDLGELVYNLIRIEQMRKSESDRREDFDDVYEFETAFAPEFEYTINSDD from the coding sequence ATGAAGTCTCCATTGCAAGCGATGCGAGATTTGTTAGCCGACGACACTCGCTACAAACTCGAAGCGTATCAATTCATTCGTGAAGCCTTGCAGTACGCCCACGAGCACATGGTTGCTGGCGATACTCGCAAGAGTGAATCATTGGACGACCTTGATTTCTCGGACGAAGAAGATTCACGCCATGTGACCGGGCAACAGCTTTGCGAAGCTTGTCGGTTGTATGCTCTCGACCAATACGGCTACCTTGCGCGGATGGTGTTGGGATCATGGGGAATTCAGAGCACCAGCGACTTGGGTGAGTTAGTTTATAACCTGATTCGAATCGAACAAATGCGTAAGAGCGAGTCAGATCGCCGAGAGGATTTTGATGACGTCTACGAGTTTGAAACCGCCTTCGCACCCGAGTTCGAGTACACGATCAACAGCGACGATTAG
- a CDS encoding molybdopterin-guanine dinucleotide biosynthesis protein MobB — translation MIESNPFRTAAIRPGSIPFRFVGKAFDRSINDLASDVRDLTVCQIVGQHGTGKSTLVKSLLPSLRDAFADVAYLQPLDVSPLRLGSSSWTHRWIHAYRSLSDAVSTARRLAGGGLLIVDGAEQLSRLGRIKLYRATRQRNQSLLMTTHQPFRSVPVLYRTEVSLSDLATLTLERVSDSSEDVQRLVGERLRQQQQQPQGNPALNVRDFWFDLYDEVQPVCRSARGTVDQSVTTSAGRHREVIRGY, via the coding sequence GTGATTGAGTCGAATCCTTTTCGTACCGCGGCAATTCGACCGGGATCGATTCCGTTTCGTTTTGTTGGAAAGGCGTTCGACCGTTCGATCAATGATTTGGCCTCGGATGTCCGCGACTTAACGGTCTGCCAGATCGTCGGTCAACATGGGACCGGCAAGTCGACGCTCGTTAAGTCGTTGCTACCCAGTTTGCGAGATGCCTTTGCCGATGTCGCCTATCTGCAACCGCTCGATGTGTCACCGTTGCGACTCGGTTCATCCTCTTGGACCCACCGATGGATCCACGCGTATCGATCGTTGTCGGATGCCGTTTCCACCGCTCGCAGGCTCGCCGGGGGTGGTTTGTTGATCGTGGATGGTGCAGAGCAATTAAGTAGGCTCGGACGAATCAAGCTGTATCGCGCGACTCGACAACGCAATCAATCGTTGCTGATGACGACTCACCAGCCATTTCGCAGCGTGCCAGTGTTGTACCGCACTGAAGTATCACTTAGCGATTTGGCAACCTTGACCCTTGAACGAGTTTCCGACAGTTCCGAAGACGTCCAGCGATTGGTTGGCGAGCGTCTACGGCAGCAACAGCAGCAACCACAAGGCAATCCAGCTTTGAACGTTCGAGACTTTTGGTTTGATCTGTATGACGAAGTTCAACCGGTGTGCCGTTCGGCTCGGGGCACTGTCGATCAAAGCGTTACGACGTCGGCTGGTCGTCATCGCGAGGTGATTCGTGGCTATTGA
- a CDS encoding BON domain-containing protein — translation MRRKYFGIAIAALATLGPMQAWGGDREIAEQIIQRLKSNRDSGALKDFNLDMKVDDGVVLLRGKVAADVQKELVLAAANGIEGITKVVDEVSVIAASQPTTVATNSATAASELTEMITAAKPTAAPLLVVEEQPEVMTPAPVAELATTDVTPQNGSFSFAEALASEAKIVRETVRQPLEVMPGVIQPAAALEESSDDEIVSSVVSALGRAKDAGKLKGFGVDVQCENGTLALTGRASSAQQRNAILNIASQIPGVNGVREAISIPAASNLARLPEAISAPAVAEPMQNVPARLASAPMQHAAPIMDPAPTPMYQPQAQAMPRQQMPAMTSQYRMQPQLQAQQASMGMGMGGGMGQPVPMAPHSPVGAPRYDSPNLPNYAWPGYAAHPNYAALTYPQQYSPTAWPYIGPFYPYPQVPLGWRKVSLEWDDGWWFLDFTDR, via the coding sequence ATGCGACGCAAGTATTTTGGAATCGCGATTGCCGCGCTCGCGACCCTCGGGCCGATGCAGGCCTGGGGTGGTGACCGCGAAATCGCCGAACAGATTATTCAACGACTCAAGAGCAACCGAGACTCGGGCGCTCTGAAAGACTTCAACCTCGACATGAAAGTCGATGATGGAGTCGTTCTCCTTCGGGGCAAAGTTGCCGCCGATGTACAAAAAGAATTGGTGTTGGCCGCAGCGAACGGCATCGAAGGCATCACTAAGGTAGTGGATGAAGTCAGCGTCATTGCGGCTTCTCAACCCACGACCGTGGCCACCAATTCCGCGACCGCAGCAAGCGAGCTCACGGAAATGATCACCGCGGCTAAACCCACTGCGGCACCGTTGCTTGTCGTGGAAGAACAACCGGAAGTGATGACACCAGCTCCCGTTGCCGAATTGGCGACCACGGATGTGACACCACAAAACGGATCATTCTCGTTTGCGGAAGCATTGGCGTCCGAAGCGAAAATCGTTCGTGAAACAGTTCGCCAGCCGCTTGAGGTCATGCCAGGTGTGATCCAACCAGCCGCCGCGCTGGAAGAATCCAGCGATGACGAGATTGTTTCCTCGGTGGTTTCCGCACTCGGCCGAGCGAAAGACGCTGGCAAGCTGAAAGGCTTTGGCGTCGATGTGCAATGCGAGAACGGAACGCTTGCATTAACAGGCCGCGCATCATCAGCTCAGCAAAGAAACGCAATTCTGAACATCGCAAGCCAAATCCCTGGTGTTAACGGTGTTCGTGAGGCGATTTCGATTCCCGCAGCATCTAACCTAGCTCGTTTGCCAGAAGCGATTTCCGCACCTGCGGTCGCCGAACCGATGCAAAACGTACCGGCTCGATTGGCTTCGGCTCCGATGCAGCACGCGGCTCCGATCATGGACCCGGCTCCAACGCCGATGTATCAGCCACAAGCTCAAGCAATGCCTCGGCAGCAAATGCCTGCGATGACCTCGCAATATCGCATGCAGCCTCAGCTTCAAGCTCAACAGGCCAGCATGGGTATGGGAATGGGTGGCGGAATGGGTCAGCCCGTGCCAATGGCTCCGCATTCGCCAGTGGGTGCTCCTCGCTACGACTCGCCGAACCTGCCGAACTACGCTTGGCCAGGCTACGCTGCTCATCCGAACTACGCTGCACTGACTTATCCTCAGCAGTACAGCCCTACGGCATGGCCATACATTGGGCCGTTCTATCCGTACCCACAAGTTCCATTGGGATGGCGTAAAGTTAGTCTTGAATGGGACGACGGCTGGTGGTTCCTTGACTTCACCGATCGTTGA
- a CDS encoding 3-hydroxyacyl-CoA dehydrogenase family protein, with translation MKPPSFDQPLGPDPRITLVGAGVVGQAILRAHVAAGLSVRICDQDAASLNRAIEIVDMNPEHWQIIRGKEFGDLPCIELVSSRDRTESTLSRIVIESIPERLDVKRSFFAEIESHVDNNTVLCTNTSTLRIGEIASAISDPTRFCGMHFFMPVENRNAVELICGDRTSDACLAVATQHIRNLRKVPLVVRDTPGFIVNRLLSPYLNESLQLLCRGISAERIEAAALNYGMPISPLELIDNIGTRTMFDAGRVYWQSFPDRIDPSPMLAGLVKSKRAGKYVGTGIYDYDRSGNRSAEIAEITKTLIHRYRLDDVELTDQEITDRLSIPMWIEAAIATKEGTVNDIEQFDTAMRGGLGYAPEQSWLDFFDHLGSNHILNAISRWSKHSKAMVAPEAIAAALSNFEPSRALHELRTQ, from the coding sequence ATGAAGCCTCCATCATTTGATCAGCCGTTGGGTCCCGATCCACGCATCACGTTGGTAGGTGCCGGCGTTGTCGGCCAAGCCATTTTGCGTGCGCATGTCGCAGCAGGATTGTCGGTGCGAATTTGCGACCAAGACGCTGCATCTTTAAACCGGGCAATCGAGATCGTCGACATGAATCCCGAGCATTGGCAAATTATCCGGGGCAAGGAATTCGGTGATCTTCCCTGCATTGAATTGGTCAGTTCGCGAGACCGTACCGAGTCGACTTTGTCACGTATCGTCATCGAATCCATTCCCGAACGCTTGGACGTGAAGCGATCCTTCTTTGCCGAAATTGAATCACACGTTGATAACAACACCGTCCTCTGTACCAACACGTCGACCCTGCGAATCGGCGAGATAGCGAGTGCGATATCCGACCCCACGCGATTCTGTGGCATGCACTTTTTCATGCCGGTGGAAAATAGAAATGCAGTGGAGTTGATCTGTGGTGATAGAACCTCGGACGCCTGCCTTGCGGTCGCGACTCAGCACATTCGCAATTTGCGCAAAGTCCCGTTAGTTGTTCGTGACACACCAGGCTTCATCGTTAACCGCCTGCTGTCGCCATACCTGAACGAATCGCTGCAACTGCTTTGCCGAGGCATCTCGGCGGAGCGAATTGAAGCGGCAGCCTTGAACTATGGCATGCCCATTTCACCATTGGAATTGATCGACAATATCGGCACCCGAACAATGTTCGATGCCGGGCGTGTGTATTGGCAATCATTCCCCGACCGTATCGATCCGTCGCCGATGTTGGCGGGATTGGTCAAATCCAAACGTGCGGGAAAGTACGTCGGAACGGGAATCTACGACTACGACCGCAGCGGAAATCGTTCAGCGGAGATTGCGGAAATCACAAAGACGCTGATACACCGATATCGGCTCGACGATGTCGAACTGACCGATCAAGAAATCACGGATCGGTTGTCAATTCCCATGTGGATCGAAGCCGCAATCGCAACCAAGGAAGGCACGGTCAACGATATTGAACAGTTTGATACGGCAATGCGAGGTGGATTGGGCTACGCACCTGAACAATCGTGGCTAGATTTCTTTGATCATCTCGGCAGCAACCACATCCTCAATGCGATCTCGCGTTGGTCCAAACACTCCAAAGCGATGGTGGCTCCTGAGGCAATCGCGGCAGCATTGTCGAATTTCGAGCCAAGTCGGGCTCTCCACGAACTTCGAACTCAGTAA
- a CDS encoding alpha/beta hydrolase family protein produces the protein MALFASTMPRAFAQTTDASPWQANRELVTKLSEKQPEFIYEEDKVPEFDLPPVLESSTESPQHWTSVTRPKLLQQFRDHVYGNRPDTKHSVSTRQVKTVSNAFDGKATGHQMEMTVSIGDRQFSFPFVLMTPNQSKQPTPAVVFINNRSQLSLDDVVAESDTFWPARTLIERGYATASFFTSDVDPDDKDRYSDSIRSFFANGEFPSQKSWGSLSAWGWAASRMLEQLAAQPSVDADRIAVVGHSRGGKTALWAAAEDDRFAAVHSNESGCGGAALSRRQFGESVARITRVFPHWFCRAFTAYSDNESELPVDQHQLIAILAPRGVYISSADEDLWADPHGEYLALVHSAPAFELLGQAAITQTSMPPIDQQRVRGKTGYHVRSGPHNLTPFDWDMFLDFTDTLFVR, from the coding sequence GTGGCTCTTTTCGCCTCGACGATGCCCCGGGCCTTCGCTCAAACCACGGACGCATCACCTTGGCAAGCCAATCGCGAACTCGTCACCAAACTGTCCGAGAAACAACCCGAGTTCATTTACGAGGAAGACAAGGTTCCCGAGTTTGACCTTCCCCCGGTCTTGGAAAGCAGCACCGAGTCACCGCAACACTGGACGAGCGTGACACGCCCCAAGTTGTTGCAGCAATTCCGCGATCACGTTTACGGGAATCGGCCGGATACCAAACATTCCGTTTCCACTCGCCAAGTGAAAACGGTCTCGAATGCCTTTGATGGCAAGGCGACCGGGCACCAGATGGAAATGACGGTGTCGATCGGCGATCGGCAATTCTCATTCCCGTTCGTGTTGATGACACCTAACCAATCAAAGCAGCCAACTCCCGCAGTCGTCTTTATCAATAACCGAAGCCAGCTTTCACTTGACGATGTCGTTGCCGAGTCGGATACGTTTTGGCCCGCTCGAACACTCATCGAACGTGGCTATGCAACCGCATCATTCTTCACCTCTGATGTGGACCCTGATGACAAAGACCGATACTCTGACTCGATCCGAAGTTTCTTTGCCAACGGCGAATTTCCTAGCCAAAAGTCATGGGGCAGTCTGTCGGCCTGGGGATGGGCCGCCAGTCGTATGCTTGAGCAACTCGCCGCGCAGCCAAGCGTCGATGCCGACCGAATTGCGGTAGTGGGTCACTCGCGCGGCGGCAAAACAGCACTCTGGGCGGCGGCCGAAGACGATCGCTTCGCGGCAGTGCATTCTAACGAGTCGGGCTGCGGCGGCGCGGCGCTATCTCGTCGACAATTCGGAGAATCCGTCGCCCGAATCACCCGAGTGTTTCCTCATTGGTTCTGTCGAGCGTTCACTGCCTACTCGGACAATGAATCCGAATTGCCCGTCGACCAACATCAACTGATCGCGATCCTCGCGCCTCGCGGAGTCTACATATCAAGTGCCGATGAGGATTTGTGGGCTGACCCTCACGGCGAATATCTCGCGTTGGTTCATTCGGCCCCAGCCTTCGAATTGTTAGGCCAGGCGGCAATCACGCAAACCAGCATGCCTCCCATCGACCAGCAACGAGTCCGGGGAAAAACTGGCTACCATGTTCGATCGGGCCCTCACAATCTGACACCTTTCGACTGGGACATGTTTCTTGACTTCACTGACACCTTATTTGTGCGATGA
- a CDS encoding class I SAM-dependent methyltransferase yields MIATLLFLGGLLIGAPHAEWSGSVLLADEPVASERDSTEPDADKTVASETDAGEPKVVAAIETERPKEKARRTYMDRIVAQPMSHMGASWLIRPERDQEENASESFDNLGLKPGMTVVDLGCGNGFWTFPMAKAVTDKGRVLAVDIQREMLQKLQVRGAQLKLDNIEPILGKVDDPKLPAGEVDMVLMVDVYHEFSHPESMLWSIRRSLKPEGVVALLEYREEDPTVPIKPLHKMSKRQIIKEYQGNGFKLVREYNQLPWQHLMFFARDDSPLSEVVPVPAADVLDNLKAD; encoded by the coding sequence GTGATTGCCACCTTGCTTTTCTTGGGGGGACTATTGATCGGTGCGCCGCACGCCGAATGGTCTGGATCAGTCCTGCTTGCCGACGAACCGGTTGCCAGTGAAAGAGACTCCACCGAGCCAGACGCCGACAAAACAGTCGCCAGCGAAACTGACGCGGGGGAACCCAAGGTGGTGGCGGCCATCGAAACCGAGCGACCGAAGGAAAAGGCTCGCCGAACCTACATGGATCGAATCGTTGCCCAGCCCATGTCGCACATGGGGGCATCGTGGTTAATCCGACCCGAACGCGATCAAGAAGAGAATGCGAGCGAGTCCTTCGACAATCTTGGTCTGAAACCAGGGATGACAGTCGTTGATCTGGGGTGCGGGAACGGGTTCTGGACGTTCCCCATGGCAAAGGCGGTGACGGACAAGGGACGAGTCTTGGCGGTAGATATTCAGCGGGAAATGTTGCAGAAACTGCAAGTCCGCGGTGCGCAGTTGAAGCTCGACAACATTGAACCGATTCTAGGGAAAGTCGACGATCCAAAGTTGCCCGCCGGCGAGGTCGACATGGTCTTGATGGTGGATGTGTATCACGAGTTTTCACATCCCGAGTCGATGTTGTGGTCGATCCGCCGATCGTTAAAGCCCGAAGGCGTCGTGGCGCTGCTAGAGTATCGCGAAGAAGACCCCACCGTACCGATCAAGCCGCTGCACAAGATGTCCAAACGGCAGATCATCAAGGAATATCAAGGCAATGGATTTAAGCTCGTTCGCGAGTACAATCAACTTCCCTGGCAGCATTTGATGTTCTTCGCTCGTGACGACAGTCCACTTAGTGAAGTGGTTCCCGTTCCTGCGGCGGACGTGCTCGACAACCTAAAAGCGGACTAG
- a CDS encoding MFS transporter, with the protein MSISIRLKIMMFLQFFVWGVFFVTMGGYLTNIFASYEEEGKLNQIIGSTYATQTWAALLAPLIVGFVADRLMNKEQINGILHLIGAGVLYWVSTITDSPSQFFFAMLAFFICYMPTLALVNTITFQNVESTERDFPRIRLWGTIGWIVAGLVVSQSFFGIFPFKVLPGVADAGGTAVQFQIAALVSFIYGIYSFTLPKSPPEGKGKPVSIIKILGFDAISLFKNPSYAVFALCSFLICIPLAFYYARTGDFVKLMAFGDDTGGVMALGQVSEIFFMALVPFFLVRLGVKKMLLVGMLAWAVRYVLFGMFPSSSAMLVLGIALHGICYDFFFVTGQLYTDRVAPPETRTSAQALVGLLTYGAGMLVGNYVLGYWGDSVVKLDPTSQEGWQAGALQFWLMPAIFAAAVAALFFFTFWDKTKAIEEDAVDSMDAGDAAPAVP; encoded by the coding sequence ATGTCGATCTCGATTCGCTTGAAAATTATGATGTTCCTGCAGTTTTTTGTATGGGGCGTCTTCTTTGTGACGATGGGCGGTTACTTAACGAACATTTTCGCCAGCTACGAGGAAGAGGGGAAACTGAATCAAATCATCGGTAGCACGTATGCGACTCAGACGTGGGCAGCATTGCTGGCTCCGTTGATCGTTGGTTTCGTGGCTGACCGGTTGATGAACAAGGAACAAATCAACGGGATCTTACATTTGATCGGTGCTGGCGTGCTGTATTGGGTCAGCACGATCACGGATTCACCATCGCAATTCTTTTTTGCGATGCTCGCGTTCTTCATCTGCTACATGCCAACGCTTGCGCTGGTCAACACGATTACCTTCCAGAACGTTGAATCGACCGAGCGAGACTTTCCTAGAATTCGATTGTGGGGAACGATCGGATGGATTGTGGCAGGCTTGGTCGTATCGCAATCGTTCTTCGGAATCTTTCCGTTCAAGGTATTGCCGGGTGTGGCTGATGCAGGCGGGACCGCGGTGCAATTTCAGATTGCCGCTCTGGTAAGTTTCATTTATGGGATCTACAGCTTCACCCTTCCTAAGTCGCCACCGGAAGGAAAGGGAAAGCCCGTCAGCATCATCAAGATTTTGGGATTCGACGCGATCAGTCTCTTCAAAAATCCGTCCTATGCAGTGTTTGCCCTTTGCTCCTTCTTGATCTGCATTCCATTGGCGTTTTACTACGCTCGGACGGGCGATTTTGTGAAGCTGATGGCCTTTGGTGATGACACCGGCGGCGTCATGGCATTAGGTCAAGTGAGCGAAATCTTCTTCATGGCGCTGGTGCCATTCTTCCTGGTGCGATTGGGTGTCAAGAAGATGTTGTTGGTGGGCATGTTGGCTTGGGCGGTTCGTTACGTCTTGTTCGGAATGTTCCCCTCATCATCGGCGATGTTGGTGTTGGGCATTGCTCTGCACGGTATCTGCTACGACTTCTTCTTTGTGACGGGGCAACTTTACACCGATCGCGTGGCACCGCCTGAAACACGTACCAGTGCTCAAGCTCTTGTCGGTTTGTTGACTTATGGTGCAGGAATGTTGGTTGGCAACTATGTGCTTGGCTACTGGGGTGACAGCGTCGTCAAACTCGATCCTACTTCGCAAGAAGGTTGGCAAGCCGGTGCACTGCAATTCTGGTTGATGCCGGCGATTTTTGCTGCCGCCGTGGCAGCCCTGTTCTTCTTCACGTTCTGGGATAAGACCAAAGCAATCGAAGAAGATGCCGTGGATTCCATGGACGCCGGCGATGCGGCACCTGCAGTTCCCTAG
- a CDS encoding beta-ketoacyl-[acyl-carrier-protein] synthase family protein, whose translation MENSSSRRVVITGLGVVCPLGNDPDRLVQALRDGESGIGPLTQVPQGVLSIDYGAEASDFTGDISDYGPMDKSLQRTIRKGSKVMCREIEMGVAVAQLALHNAGLDEGSRDRDRTGVIYGCDYIMSLPEEFATGIQKCLEDGEFKFEKWGQHGKPEINPLWLLKYLPNMPASHIAIYNDLRGPNNSITVREASAGAAIAEAYSTITRGHADVLVVGSTGSRIHPLRTLHASLQEQLATNQSDPSTMSRPFDESRNGSVVGEGAAAMIFETLEHAQARGATILGEVIGYGSSAVGPQTLLTQDADGEDTTHLRTAIANVLRAALGDRDPASVGHIHAHGLGTPSCDRQEAEAIEEVFGDVAKQPPVTTAKGHFGNLGAGGGMVEAIASLKSLGGSLFPIRNLANLASDCPIAACTSTSTSAGDSFISVNVTPQGQASAIMITSFQ comes from the coding sequence ATGGAAAACTCTTCGTCACGCCGCGTTGTCATCACCGGTCTAGGTGTCGTTTGCCCTCTGGGAAACGATCCCGATCGATTGGTACAAGCTCTTCGCGATGGCGAGAGCGGGATCGGGCCTTTGACCCAAGTCCCGCAAGGAGTTCTATCGATTGACTACGGTGCCGAAGCGTCAGACTTCACGGGCGACATCAGCGACTATGGGCCGATGGATAAATCGCTTCAGCGAACGATTCGCAAAGGCAGCAAAGTCATGTGCCGCGAAATCGAGATGGGCGTGGCCGTTGCACAACTCGCGTTACATAACGCAGGACTCGACGAAGGCTCGCGCGACCGTGATCGTACCGGCGTGATCTATGGTTGCGACTACATCATGTCGTTACCAGAAGAATTCGCGACGGGCATCCAGAAGTGTCTTGAGGACGGCGAGTTCAAATTCGAAAAATGGGGCCAACACGGCAAGCCCGAGATCAATCCACTTTGGTTGCTGAAGTACTTGCCCAACATGCCCGCAAGTCACATCGCGATCTACAACGACCTACGCGGGCCGAATAACTCCATCACGGTTCGTGAAGCATCGGCCGGCGCTGCAATCGCCGAAGCGTATTCCACCATCACTCGCGGTCATGCCGATGTTTTGGTGGTCGGATCGACCGGGTCACGCATCCACCCTCTGCGAACGCTGCACGCATCCTTGCAAGAACAACTAGCGACGAACCAATCGGACCCGTCGACGATGTCACGTCCCTTTGACGAAAGTCGTAACGGTAGCGTGGTCGGCGAAGGTGCAGCCGCCATGATCTTTGAAACCCTTGAGCATGCTCAAGCTCGCGGCGCCACGATCCTTGGCGAGGTCATCGGATACGGCAGCAGTGCGGTCGGGCCGCAAACCCTTTTGACGCAAGATGCCGACGGCGAAGACACGACTCATCTTCGAACCGCGATCGCAAACGTTCTTCGCGCCGCCCTGGGCGATCGCGATCCAGCCTCGGTCGGCCACATTCACGCGCACGGCCTGGGCACACCTTCTTGCGATCGTCAAGAAGCGGAAGCCATTGAAGAAGTGTTTGGAGACGTTGCTAAACAACCACCCGTTACCACGGCAAAGGGTCACTTTGGCAATCTTGGTGCAGGCGGCGGGATGGTCGAGGCCATCGCCAGTCTCAAATCGCTCGGTGGATCACTCTTCCCCATCCGTAACCTAGCAAACCTCGCATCGGATTGCCCCATCGCTGCTTGCACCAGTACATCTACTTCCGCAGGCGACAGTTTCATCTCAGTCAACGTGACCCCTCAAGGTCAAGCATCGGCGATCATGATCACAAGCTTCCAATAA
- a CDS encoding metallophosphoesterase family protein produces the protein MKILCFSDLHRDREAAARLVQVANDPEQAIDMVIGAGDFANRRVGAADTLDLLAAIELPAILVPGNGESADELRQAAACWRSAEVLHGNGAQHLDVPIYGLGGGIPVTPFGDWSYDFDEETAETMLADCPPHGILVVHSPPIDTVDHDSAGKIRGSQAIRDCVLAKKPKLVVCGHIHSDWGKQVTLGESVIVNAGPAGVIVSIET, from the coding sequence ATGAAGATACTCTGTTTTAGCGATCTGCATCGAGACCGCGAGGCGGCCGCACGTCTAGTTCAGGTGGCAAACGATCCCGAGCAAGCTATTGATATGGTGATTGGTGCGGGAGATTTTGCCAATCGAAGAGTGGGAGCCGCCGATACGCTCGATCTACTCGCCGCGATCGAATTGCCCGCGATCTTGGTACCCGGTAACGGTGAATCGGCCGATGAATTGCGTCAGGCAGCGGCGTGTTGGCGATCAGCAGAAGTGCTGCACGGCAATGGAGCCCAGCACCTAGACGTCCCCATTTACGGACTTGGCGGTGGGATTCCCGTCACGCCGTTTGGTGACTGGAGCTACGACTTTGACGAAGAGACTGCCGAAACAATGCTTGCCGATTGCCCGCCCCATGGAATTCTTGTTGTGCATTCGCCGCCGATCGATACGGTGGATCACGACAGTGCCGGCAAGATTCGCGGAAGCCAAGCGATTCGTGATTGTGTTCTGGCGAAGAAACCCAAGCTGGTCGTTTGCGGCCATATCCACAGCGATTGGGGTAAACAGGTCACGCTTGGAGAATCCGTGATCGTCAACGCCGGACCGGCCGGCGTGATTGTCAGTATTGAGACGTAA
- a CDS encoding DNA-directed RNA polymerase subunit alpha C-terminal domain-containing protein — protein MTRIPLIQADEDARLRRERLDLSIAEMGLSVRTTNCLEETGILTVRDLLHATPRRLLSISNFGEKTLDEVYAALEELGFYRPSREKAR, from the coding sequence ATGACTCGTATTCCATTGATTCAAGCCGATGAAGATGCTCGATTGCGTCGCGAGCGATTGGACTTGAGCATTGCCGAGATGGGCTTGTCGGTTCGAACGACAAACTGCTTGGAAGAAACTGGCATTCTGACTGTTCGAGATTTGCTGCACGCCACTCCGCGACGGTTGCTGTCGATCAGCAACTTTGGCGAGAAGACTTTGGATGAAGTCTACGCGGCCTTGGAAGAACTCGGCTTTTATCGCCCTAGTCGCGAAAAGGCTCGGTAG